A genomic region of Bacteroidales bacterium contains the following coding sequences:
- the hemW gene encoding radical SAM family heme chaperone HemW: MDNAFYIHIPYCKQVCYYCDFHFRVAMKDKQAMLKAMQEEIFLRKDYLRLHNDRDSKTMIHTLYFGGGTPSVLTPEDLSLLLDAFRKYYTLSPDAEVTIETNPDDLTPAYLEGLSQLGFNRLSIGIQSFFDDDLRWMNRRHNADEAIQSVNLAQKIGFDNINIDLIYGLPGMDAEKWKENLTRAIALDVPHLSAYHLTIESRTVFGRRKDKGESFGISENDSVAQFEVLLDMLGKAGYEHYEISNFARSGFYSRHNTAYWRQIPYIGIGPSAHSYDGRSRQWNINNNTRYIDLLLDGKGEVWYEREILSPADKYNDYVLTALRTRWGIRLEYVRENFGYDFLNSLLSLAAKYIQTEFIREENSTYTLTTKGKMIADRIASDLFIVT, translated from the coding sequence ATGGACAACGCTTTCTACATACATATTCCTTACTGTAAGCAAGTTTGTTATTATTGTGATTTCCACTTCCGGGTGGCCATGAAAGATAAACAGGCCATGTTGAAGGCCATGCAGGAAGAAATATTCCTCCGGAAGGATTATCTCCGGCTTCACAATGACAGAGATAGTAAAACCATGATCCATACGCTCTATTTCGGCGGTGGAACACCATCTGTACTTACTCCGGAGGACCTATCCCTGTTACTGGATGCTTTCCGGAAATACTACACCTTATCTCCGGATGCGGAAGTGACTATTGAAACCAATCCGGACGACCTGACCCCTGCCTATCTGGAAGGGCTGAGTCAACTAGGGTTCAACAGGCTAAGCATTGGTATACAATCATTTTTTGATGATGACCTGCGTTGGATGAACCGGAGACATAACGCAGATGAAGCTATTCAATCGGTAAATCTGGCCCAAAAAATAGGTTTCGACAACATCAATATCGATTTAATCTATGGTTTGCCGGGCATGGATGCAGAAAAATGGAAAGAAAACCTGACCCGTGCCATTGCACTGGATGTACCTCATCTTTCAGCATATCATCTTACGATAGAATCACGTACGGTATTCGGACGTCGAAAAGATAAAGGAGAATCATTCGGGATCAGTGAAAATGACAGTGTGGCTCAATTTGAAGTTTTACTGGATATGCTGGGAAAAGCAGGGTATGAACACTATGAAATTTCCAATTTTGCCCGTTCCGGGTTCTATTCTCGTCATAATACCGCATACTGGAGACAAATACCCTATATCGGCATTGGTCCTTCGGCTCATTCTTACGATGGTAGATCACGTCAATGGAATATCAATAACAATACCCGCTATATCGATCTTCTACTCGATGGGAAGGGAGAAGTATGGTATGAACGGGAGATACTGTCTCCTGCCGACAAATATAATGACTATGTATTGACAGCTTTACGTACCCGGTGGGGAATCAGGCTGGAATACGTTCGGGAAAATTTTGGATACGATTTTTTGAATTCCTTGCTCAGCCTGGCAGCCAAGTATATTCAAACCGAATTTATCAGGGAAGAAAACAGCACTTACACACTTACAACTAAGGGAAAAATGATTGCAGACCGCATTGCATCCGATTTATTTATTGTTACATAA